A genomic region of Leptolyngbya sp. NIES-2104 contains the following coding sequences:
- a CDS encoding response regulator transcription factor gives MDKIRVVLIEDHDLTRFGIRALLKEQGVELVGEARDARSGLNLIRSLQPDVAIVDIGLPDMTGIELTQQFRADAESPQTKVLIMTMHDDEEMVLAAFAAGADSYCMKDITGGRLAEAIQTTAGGNAWIDPAIARIVLGQVKLAQPATAATTVTINRLSSEDSGMISDYPLTTRELDVLELIVDGRSNAEIAERLYITIGTVKTHVRNILNKLCVNDRTQIAVRALRAGLIK, from the coding sequence ATGGATAAGATTCGAGTCGTGCTGATTGAAGATCATGATCTCACTCGGTTTGGTATTCGTGCGCTCCTGAAAGAGCAAGGAGTTGAACTCGTCGGGGAAGCGCGAGATGCGAGATCGGGCTTAAATCTAATTCGCTCGCTTCAACCGGATGTGGCGATCGTGGATATCGGCTTGCCGGATATGACCGGGATCGAACTCACCCAACAGTTCAGAGCCGATGCAGAGTCACCCCAAACCAAAGTCTTGATCATGACGATGCACGACGATGAGGAAATGGTGTTAGCAGCATTCGCGGCGGGTGCAGATTCGTACTGCATGAAAGACATCACGGGTGGACGTTTGGCAGAAGCGATTCAAACCACCGCAGGCGGAAACGCTTGGATTGATCCCGCGATCGCAAGAATTGTTCTCGGTCAGGTCAAACTTGCACAACCTGCCACCGCTGCAACGACCGTGACGATTAATCGGTTGTCGTCTGAAGATAGCGGCATGATTTCAGATTATCCGCTGACCACTCGTGAGTTAGATGTCCTAGAACTGATTGTCGATGGACGCAGCAACGCTGAGATTGCAGAGCGGTTGTACATCACGATCGGAACGGTGAAGACTCACGTTCGCAACATTCTCAATAAGCTGTGTGTGAACGATCGCACTCAGATTGCAGTTCGCGCCCTGAGAGCTGGATTGATCAAGTAG
- a CDS encoding ATP-binding protein — MAFLKTPERNWLAAGFGCLIALLCISSVISHQNVNQITENTYKSQQTYEIIKGLDDVFVEMTIAESARRGYIYLGNGDELTRYRSAIGKIPPKFNQLKERLKKEELKELDEIEKLVSQRVKLLERSLILYETKASTVKYQESITNQSIALRQQIQTAIANLEERQQAELNQSIETTKRSIHERKAIEMQLMFSGFVVIIVCFIALYDQISQRQQAETLQHKLAQQKEVSELKLRFFSMVSHEFRTPLSIILGSVQLMIEGNSKWGEERRLKNLDRIQTAAMSMKQLFTDVLTLTRAESGKLECNPETIDLESFCLNLIEDLEVSTNKSHIIQFETQDKYTYAYVDERLLYSVLSNLLGNAIKYSPAGSKILLKLDGTNYQIRFQIRDEGIGISPEDQAKLFEPFYRGQNSSYATGTGLGLAVVKRCVELQGGTIALESQKDQGTIATVHLMRQTPVLAVQRSLAKHNRSIAIN, encoded by the coding sequence ATGGCTTTTTTAAAGACTCCAGAACGAAATTGGTTAGCCGCAGGATTTGGATGTTTGATTGCACTTCTTTGCATTAGTAGTGTCATTTCTCATCAAAATGTGAATCAAATTACAGAGAATACTTACAAATCTCAGCAAACCTACGAAATTATTAAAGGTTTAGATGATGTCTTTGTAGAAATGACGATCGCTGAATCTGCAAGACGCGGCTATATCTATTTAGGAAATGGGGATGAATTGACTCGATATCGATCGGCGATTGGAAAAATTCCACCTAAATTCAATCAGTTGAAAGAGCGGCTTAAGAAAGAAGAACTCAAAGAACTTGACGAGATTGAGAAGTTAGTTTCACAAAGAGTCAAGCTGTTAGAGCGATCGCTAATTCTCTATGAGACAAAAGCTTCAACAGTAAAATATCAAGAGTCAATCACGAATCAAAGTATTGCCTTACGTCAGCAGATTCAAACTGCGATCGCGAATTTAGAAGAGCGACAGCAAGCCGAATTAAATCAATCGATCGAGACAACAAAAAGAAGCATTCATGAACGGAAAGCAATTGAAATGCAGCTTATGTTTTCTGGATTCGTTGTGATTATTGTCTGTTTTATTGCGCTCTACGATCAAATTTCTCAGCGGCAACAAGCAGAAACACTTCAACACAAACTTGCTCAACAAAAAGAAGTCAGTGAGCTAAAGTTACGATTTTTCTCAATGGTTTCTCATGAGTTTCGGACTCCACTGAGTATTATTTTAGGCTCAGTCCAACTCATGATTGAAGGAAACTCAAAATGGGGAGAAGAACGGCGATTGAAAAACCTCGATCGTATTCAAACCGCTGCAATGTCAATGAAGCAGCTTTTCACAGATGTTCTAACACTAACTAGGGCAGAAAGTGGAAAATTAGAATGCAATCCAGAAACGATCGATTTAGAATCGTTCTGCCTTAATCTGATTGAAGATCTCGAAGTTTCAACCAACAAGAGTCACATCATCCAGTTTGAAACACAGGACAAATATACCTATGCCTACGTAGATGAGAGATTGCTTTATTCTGTTTTAAGTAATCTGCTTGGAAATGCAATCAAATACTCTCCAGCAGGGAGCAAAATTCTCTTAAAACTAGACGGAACAAACTATCAAATTCGCTTCCAAATTCGTGATGAAGGAATTGGTATTTCACCGGAAGATCAAGCAAAACTTTTTGAACCCTTTTATCGAGGACAGAACTCAAGTTATGCAACCGGAACGGGATTAGGATTAGCGGTTGTGAAACGGTGTGTTGAATTACAAGGCGGCACGATCGCGCTTGAGAGCCAGAAAGATCAAGGAACTATTGCCACCGTTCATTTAATGAGACAGACTCCAGTGTTAGCAGTTCAGCGATCGCTAGCCAAACACAACCGTTCTATTGCCATAAACTAA
- a CDS encoding NAD(P)H-dependent glycerol-3-phosphate dehydrogenase, with translation MRIAVIGAGAWGSTLAGLARENGHDVSVWSRRSDQTLNETISNSDLLISAVSMKGVRSVIGQMSIAVPTIVTATKGLDSESGNETALPFLPSQVWQTAFPQSAIAVLSGPNLSKEIQQGLPAASVVAHQDQTVADRIQQAFSSARFRVYTNADPLGVELGGTLKNVIAIAVGACDGLQLGTNAKSALVTRGLAEMIRLGNYWGAKPETFYGLSGLGDLLATCSSSLSRNYQVGYGLAQGKTLSEVLATLEGTAEGINTTQVLVQLARSQGISMPISTQVDRLLRGEVTPRSAVGELMQRHSKPESV, from the coding sequence ATGAGAATTGCGGTGATTGGTGCGGGAGCTTGGGGATCAACGCTGGCAGGATTGGCGCGGGAAAATGGGCACGACGTTTCAGTTTGGTCACGCCGCAGCGATCAGACTTTAAACGAAACGATTTCTAATTCGGATCTGTTAATCTCAGCCGTGTCGATGAAAGGAGTGCGATCGGTGATTGGACAAATGTCGATCGCAGTTCCAACAATCGTCACTGCCACAAAAGGATTAGATTCAGAATCAGGAAATGAAACGGCTCTACCGTTCTTGCCTTCGCAAGTTTGGCAAACTGCATTTCCACAAAGCGCGATCGCGGTTCTATCTGGACCGAATTTATCAAAAGAAATTCAACAAGGTTTACCCGCTGCGAGTGTGGTAGCACATCAAGATCAAACCGTTGCCGATCGCATTCAGCAAGCCTTTTCCTCCGCTCGATTTCGGGTGTATACGAATGCTGATCCGCTAGGGGTTGAACTGGGCGGAACCTTGAAAAATGTAATTGCGATCGCGGTTGGAGCTTGTGACGGCTTGCAGCTTGGAACGAATGCCAAATCAGCGTTAGTGACTCGCGGATTAGCGGAGATGATTCGGCTTGGAAACTATTGGGGTGCAAAGCCTGAGACGTTCTATGGATTGTCCGGCTTAGGAGATTTGCTTGCAACTTGTAGTAGTTCGCTCAGTCGAAACTATCAAGTCGGCTATGGATTAGCACAAGGGAAAACGCTTTCTGAAGTGTTAGCAACTTTAGAAGGAACAGCGGAAGGGATTAATACAACTCAGGTTTTGGTGCAGTTAGCGCGATCGCAAGGGATTTCGATGCCGATTTCGACTCAAGTCGATCGCTTATTGCGCGGAGAAGTCACACCTCGATCGGCAGTTGGGGAACTGATGCAGCGGCACAGTAAGCCGGAAAGTGTTTGA
- a CDS encoding type II toxin-antitoxin system VapC family toxin produces MSYLLDTNIVAAIIKENEKALVQLRTARRFRARVCISCITYYETKRGLLYLGATRQLSRFEELCSVVEILLIEDLELIETASRIHADLRRRGRPIQDADILIAATAMIHSLTLISNDADLQNVQSLSLDNWL; encoded by the coding sequence ATGAGCTACTTGTTGGATACGAATATCGTTGCTGCAATTATTAAAGAGAACGAAAAAGCTTTAGTACAACTGAGAACTGCAAGACGATTTCGTGCAAGAGTTTGTATTAGCTGTATTACGTATTACGAAACAAAACGAGGGCTGTTATACTTGGGAGCAACAAGACAACTATCAAGGTTTGAAGAACTTTGCTCAGTGGTTGAGATCCTACTCATTGAGGATCTTGAACTGATTGAAACTGCTTCTAGAATTCATGCTGATTTGAGGCGAAGAGGTAGACCGATTCAAGATGCAGATATTTTAATTGCAGCAACCGCAATGATTCATTCTCTGACGCTGATTTCTAATGATGCTGACTTGCAAAACGTGCAGTCTCTAAGCTTAGACAACTGGCTTTAA
- a CDS encoding rhomboid family intramembrane serine protease: MNDLSQTAVINWVSQAKILGYLLVFAWVISILNFSIFGKWLNQFGIRPRELSGLWGVAFAPFLHGSWGHLEGNSIAFLTYGGLILLQNPENFGAVTVTVALTSGLGTWLLGRDRTIHIGASGVTFGYLGFLMFLAFFDRNIPTVLLLVFTAFFHSKYLWGLLPIDRRISWEEHLFGFLGGIYAARYLPQVRENFAQFLSYFDQFAAWIR, encoded by the coding sequence ATGAACGATCTTAGCCAGACTGCGGTGATCAATTGGGTGAGCCAAGCCAAAATTCTAGGATATCTATTAGTGTTCGCTTGGGTGATTTCGATTCTGAATTTTTCAATTTTCGGCAAGTGGCTTAATCAGTTTGGCATTCGTCCGCGTGAGTTGTCTGGCTTGTGGGGCGTAGCATTCGCGCCATTTCTACACGGAAGCTGGGGACATTTGGAAGGAAACTCGATCGCGTTTCTGACCTACGGCGGGCTGATTCTATTGCAGAATCCTGAAAACTTCGGAGCGGTCACGGTCACAGTTGCATTAACCAGTGGGTTAGGAACTTGGTTGCTGGGGCGCGATCGCACAATTCACATCGGCGCGAGTGGGGTCACGTTCGGGTATTTGGGATTTTTGATGTTTTTGGCGTTCTTCGATCGAAATATTCCAACCGTTTTGCTATTAGTTTTCACTGCTTTTTTCCACAGTAAATATCTTTGGGGATTGCTGCCTATCGATCGCAGAATCTCTTGGGAAGAACACTTATTTGGATTTTTAGGCGGAATCTACGCCGCTCGATATTTGCCACAAGTCCGAGAAAATTTCGCTCAGTTTCTCTCATATTTCGACCAATTTGCAGCTTGGATTCGATGA
- a CDS encoding acyl-CoA dehydrogenase family protein — MESSTLLETADIYLWDEIAPIANQLDEDADLLRLALKGLGDRNLLALRVPRTYNGADLDNHLFHSFQEQVARFSGALAFLQTQHQSAGAILSKSQNEDLKQAYLPRMGTGKAFVGIGFSHLRRHDNPPLKAIETKDGYQLHGHIPWITGFGFFEMVLAAALLPNGQAVYGMLPFSNTHQNSGGSIQFSEPMELAAMSSTNTVTAEVVEWDLERSEVAFVTDAGAIFKSDRTNILNHSFFALGCAQAGLDIVSHVQEVKPYLSIAPAYETLLEELKLCRHFIYSAQDESFEERLRLRVWAIDLAVRCAHAAVVVSSGAANSKRHPAQRVYREALVFSVAGQTTAVLEGTLDRIAATSRRYR, encoded by the coding sequence ATGGAAAGTTCAACCCTTCTGGAAACTGCGGATATTTACTTATGGGATGAGATTGCTCCGATCGCGAATCAACTCGACGAAGATGCTGATCTGTTGCGATTGGCGTTGAAAGGATTGGGCGATCGTAATCTTCTCGCGCTCCGCGTTCCCCGAACTTACAACGGTGCAGATCTAGATAATCACTTGTTTCACTCGTTCCAAGAACAAGTGGCGCGATTTTCGGGTGCATTGGCGTTTCTGCAAACTCAACATCAAAGCGCAGGAGCTATCTTGTCAAAGAGCCAGAATGAGGATTTGAAGCAAGCTTATCTACCTCGAATGGGAACTGGGAAAGCATTCGTTGGAATCGGATTTTCTCATTTGCGAAGACATGACAATCCGCCTTTGAAAGCGATCGAAACCAAAGACGGCTATCAACTTCACGGGCACATTCCCTGGATTACTGGATTTGGCTTTTTTGAAATGGTTCTCGCGGCAGCACTATTACCGAATGGTCAAGCCGTTTATGGAATGCTTCCTTTTAGCAATACACATCAGAATTCTGGAGGTTCGATTCAGTTTAGTGAGCCAATGGAACTTGCTGCAATGAGTTCAACGAACACTGTGACAGCGGAGGTGGTCGAATGGGATTTAGAGCGCTCTGAGGTTGCGTTTGTGACGGATGCAGGCGCAATCTTTAAGAGCGATCGTACAAATATTCTCAATCACAGTTTCTTCGCTCTCGGTTGCGCTCAAGCGGGATTAGACATCGTGAGCCACGTTCAGGAAGTCAAGCCGTACTTGTCGATCGCTCCCGCATACGAAACATTGCTCGAAGAATTGAAACTCTGTCGTCATTTCATCTATTCTGCTCAGGATGAAAGCTTTGAAGAGCGATTAAGATTGCGAGTTTGGGCGATCGATTTAGCGGTTCGGTGTGCTCATGCTGCCGTAGTTGTCTCTAGCGGTGCAGCGAATTCTAAACGACATCCCGCCCAAAGAGTGTATCGAGAAGCATTAGTCTTTTCGGTTGCAGGACAAACGACAGCGGTTTTAGAAGGAACGCTCGATCGTATTGCTGCAACTTCACGCCGCTATCGATAG
- a CDS encoding response regulator transcription factor: MRVLVVEDDLHLAEVLTEALSDRAYSVDVVKDGESAWNWISSVSYDLIVLDVTLPKLDGISLCRRLRTAPNHGTTPVLMLTARDTIADKILGLDAGADDYMVKPFDLEELMARVRALLRRGTLNTPSTITCGELQIDPETHDVTYSGELMQLTPKEYALLELLAASGRRILSRSSIIDRIWSLQDPPTEETVKSHIKGLRQKLRNAGAPEDFIETVHGVGYRLKQPK, translated from the coding sequence ATGCGAGTTTTAGTTGTAGAAGATGACCTTCATTTAGCGGAAGTCTTAACCGAAGCACTCAGCGATCGTGCTTACTCCGTCGATGTCGTGAAAGATGGTGAATCTGCTTGGAATTGGATCTCATCGGTTTCTTACGATCTGATTGTCTTAGATGTGACGCTGCCAAAACTCGATGGGATTAGCTTATGTAGAAGATTAAGAACCGCACCCAATCATGGAACAACACCCGTTTTGATGCTGACCGCAAGAGATACGATCGCAGATAAAATTCTCGGACTCGATGCAGGGGCAGATGACTACATGGTGAAGCCCTTCGATCTTGAGGAACTGATGGCGCGAGTCCGCGCCTTACTGCGAAGAGGCACGTTGAATACTCCAAGTACGATTACTTGCGGCGAGTTACAGATTGATCCAGAAACGCACGACGTGACCTATTCCGGGGAATTGATGCAGCTAACCCCGAAAGAGTATGCACTGTTAGAATTGTTAGCTGCGAGTGGACGACGCATTTTAAGTCGATCGAGCATTATTGATCGCATTTGGTCGCTTCAAGATCCGCCGACTGAAGAAACCGTGAAGTCACACATCAAAGGCTTGCGGCAGAAATTAAGAAATGCTGGTGCGCCCGAAGATTTCATTGAGACGGTTCATGGAGTTGGGTATCGATTAAAACAGCCAAAGTAA
- a CDS encoding radical SAM protein — MLDRVFVTSPFLSERLLFTPATPQADAIPLIFAFPNEYSVGITALGYQVVWATLAARSDLEVARLFTDIHESLPSEPELLGFSMSWELDYVNILGLLESLDIPIWSRERSNHPIVFGGGPVLTANPEPYADFFDVFLLGDGEILLDAFINAYQEVRYADRETQLKHLAQVPGIYVPSLYEVTYKSLDGEIAAIKPIDSSIPAQVQKQTYRGNTLSASTVVTERAAWENIFMVEVVRSCPEMCRFCLASYLTLPFRVADVETSLIPAIEQGLKVTDRLGLLGASVTQHPEFESLLDHLNQPQFDQVRLSLSSVRTNTVTEKLTQTLVKHDARSITIAVESGSDRVRQMINKKLTSDEIVQAAINAKAGGLSALKLYGMVGIPGEESEDLDQTVAMMRSLKKAVPGLKLTLGCSTFVPKSHTPFQWFGVNSQSEKRLQFLQKQLRSQGIDFRPESYNWSVIQALLSRGDRRLSRLLELVRNYGDSLGSYRRAFKELKGQLPDMSDYVFERWELDRVLPWSHLQGALPQTTLEKHLASSLSIAA, encoded by the coding sequence ATGCTCGATCGTGTTTTTGTGACTTCTCCTTTCTTATCTGAACGCTTACTATTTACGCCTGCGACTCCTCAAGCAGACGCGATTCCGCTTATTTTTGCCTTTCCAAACGAATACAGTGTTGGCATTACTGCACTAGGGTATCAAGTCGTTTGGGCAACATTGGCGGCGCGATCGGATTTAGAGGTTGCAAGATTGTTCACGGATATTCACGAGTCATTGCCCTCTGAGCCGGAACTTCTAGGATTTTCGATGTCTTGGGAGTTGGACTATGTGAATATTTTGGGATTGTTGGAGTCGTTGGATATTCCGATTTGGAGTCGTGAGCGATCGAATCATCCGATTGTCTTCGGTGGCGGTCCCGTTCTCACTGCAAATCCTGAACCGTACGCCGATTTCTTTGATGTGTTTTTGCTCGGAGATGGCGAGATTTTGCTTGATGCATTTATCAATGCGTATCAGGAAGTTCGTTATGCCGATCGAGAAACGCAACTGAAGCATTTAGCTCAAGTTCCTGGAATCTATGTTCCAAGTCTGTACGAGGTGACTTATAAAAGTCTAGACGGTGAGATTGCAGCAATCAAACCGATCGATTCCTCGATTCCCGCTCAAGTTCAAAAGCAAACCTATCGCGGTAATACGCTTTCTGCCTCTACCGTTGTTACCGAGAGAGCAGCTTGGGAAAACATCTTCATGGTGGAAGTGGTGCGGAGTTGTCCAGAAATGTGCCGCTTCTGTTTGGCAAGCTATCTGACCTTACCGTTTCGGGTGGCGGATGTTGAAACGTCTCTCATTCCTGCGATCGAGCAAGGGTTGAAAGTGACCGATCGATTAGGTTTGCTCGGTGCGTCTGTCACGCAGCACCCAGAATTTGAAAGCTTGTTAGATCATCTCAATCAACCCCAGTTTGATCAGGTGCGATTAAGCTTATCTTCAGTTAGAACGAATACTGTGACTGAGAAGCTAACACAGACATTAGTAAAGCATGATGCCCGATCAATCACGATCGCGGTTGAAAGTGGTAGCGATCGCGTTCGACAAATGATCAATAAGAAACTTACCTCTGATGAGATTGTGCAAGCTGCAATTAATGCAAAAGCGGGCGGTTTAAGTGCATTGAAGCTCTATGGAATGGTAGGAATTCCGGGAGAAGAATCGGAAGATTTAGATCAAACGGTTGCAATGATGCGATCGCTAAAAAAAGCCGTTCCCGGACTAAAATTGACCCTCGGTTGCAGCACTTTCGTACCCAAATCACATACACCGTTCCAATGGTTCGGAGTCAATTCGCAATCGGAAAAACGGCTGCAATTTTTACAGAAACAACTGCGATCGCAAGGAATCGATTTCCGTCCTGAAAGCTACAACTGGTCAGTGATTCAAGCTCTGCTATCAAGAGGCGATCGACGACTTTCTAGACTGCTCGAACTGGTGCGGAACTATGGAGATTCACTCGGAAGCTATCGAAGAGCATTCAAAGAATTAAAGGGACAGCTACCGGACATGAGCGATTATGTGTTCGAGCGTTGGGAACTCGATCGTGTTTTACCTTGGAGCCATTTACAAGGTGCACTGCCACAAACCACACTAGAAAAGCATTTAGCGAGTTCACTATCGATAGCGGCGTGA
- a CDS encoding DUF4340 domain-containing protein, producing MKFQRTSLILVFAALALGGYVYYTESQKPPQVDEAKSDEKPLFNFKEQDVQAFTVQTPKQTIAFTKTVLTVPANQKDASKINTSPWLMTKPESAPADESSIAFLLNLLATANSDRSFNVPAARKSEFGLDQPSATVEIKLANQQNHRLVIGKPNFNRNFLYALVDPPANQDLSVFLIPINFQNAIDRPLLEWKRDKPKPSVSPTPSPK from the coding sequence ATGAAATTTCAGCGGACTTCATTAATTCTTGTATTTGCAGCTTTGGCGTTGGGGGGCTATGTGTATTACACCGAGTCTCAAAAGCCGCCTCAAGTAGATGAAGCAAAGTCGGATGAAAAGCCGCTTTTCAACTTCAAAGAACAAGATGTGCAAGCATTCACGGTGCAAACTCCAAAACAAACGATCGCATTTACGAAAACCGTTTTGACCGTTCCAGCAAATCAGAAAGATGCGAGTAAAATTAATACCTCGCCGTGGTTGATGACTAAACCAGAATCTGCGCCTGCGGATGAAAGTTCGATCGCATTTCTGCTCAATCTATTAGCCACGGCAAACAGCGATCGCTCTTTCAATGTTCCCGCTGCTCGAAAGTCCGAATTTGGTTTAGATCAACCTTCTGCCACTGTGGAAATCAAACTTGCCAATCAACAAAATCATCGTTTAGTCATCGGTAAACCAAACTTTAATCGTAACTTCCTGTACGCTTTAGTTGACCCGCCTGCGAATCAGGATCTGTCGGTTTTTCTCATTCCAATTAACTTTCAAAATGCAATCGATCGACCGTTATTGGAATGGAAACGCGACAAACCAAAACCTTCTGTTAGTCCTACTCCTTCTCCAAAATGA
- a CDS encoding Coenzyme F420 hydrogenase/dehydrogenase, beta subunit C-terminal domain, with protein sequence MTLVPHKKAKALKPSSRRPAKELCSECGLCDTYYIHYVKEACAFINQQIPELEEQTHGRSRDLENSDDLYFGVSQDMMAARKTEPIPGAQWTGIVSTIAIEMLTRGMVEGVVCVQNTEDDRFQPKPIIATTPEEILAAKVNKPTLSPNLSVLELVERSGMKRLLVIGVGCQIQALRAVEKKLGLEKLYVLGTPCTDNVSRAGLQKFLDTTSRSPETVVYYEFMQDFNVHFKHEDGSTELVPFFGLKTNQLKDVFAPSCLSCFDYVNSLADLVVGYMGAPFGWQWIVVRNDRGQEMLDLVQDKIETQPVMSKGDRHQAVQQSIPAYDKAVTLPMWAAKLMGVVIEKIGPKGLEYARFSIDSHFTRNYLYVKRNYPEKLEQHIPPYAKRIVSQYKLPE encoded by the coding sequence ATGACCCTCGTTCCTCATAAAAAAGCGAAAGCACTCAAACCTTCGAGCCGCCGTCCGGCAAAAGAGCTATGCAGCGAATGTGGATTGTGTGACACCTACTATATTCACTACGTGAAGGAAGCTTGTGCATTTATCAATCAACAGATTCCGGAACTCGAAGAGCAAACCCACGGGCGCAGTCGAGATTTAGAGAATTCGGATGATTTGTATTTCGGGGTGAGCCAGGACATGATGGCAGCCCGGAAAACAGAGCCGATTCCAGGAGCACAATGGACGGGAATTGTCAGCACGATCGCGATTGAAATGCTGACTCGTGGAATGGTCGAAGGTGTGGTCTGCGTTCAAAATACCGAAGACGATCGCTTTCAACCGAAACCTATCATCGCTACCACTCCTGAAGAAATTCTCGCTGCAAAAGTCAATAAGCCCACACTTTCCCCGAATCTCTCTGTGCTAGAGCTAGTAGAACGATCGGGAATGAAGCGATTGTTAGTCATCGGAGTGGGTTGTCAGATTCAGGCTTTACGAGCAGTTGAGAAAAAGCTGGGACTAGAAAAGCTTTACGTCTTGGGAACGCCTTGCACGGATAATGTGAGTCGTGCGGGATTGCAGAAATTCTTAGATACCACCAGTCGATCGCCTGAAACGGTGGTGTACTACGAATTCATGCAAGATTTTAATGTTCACTTCAAGCACGAAGATGGCTCGACTGAATTAGTGCCGTTTTTTGGGTTGAAAACGAATCAGCTTAAAGATGTGTTCGCGCCTTCGTGTTTAAGCTGCTTTGACTATGTGAATTCGTTAGCAGATTTAGTCGTCGGGTACATGGGTGCGCCATTTGGCTGGCAGTGGATTGTTGTGCGGAACGATCGCGGTCAAGAGATGCTTGATCTGGTGCAGGACAAAATCGAAACTCAACCTGTGATGTCAAAAGGCGATCGACATCAAGCCGTTCAGCAAAGTATTCCGGCTTACGATAAAGCGGTGACTTTACCGATGTGGGCAGCGAAACTGATGGGCGTTGTGATTGAAAAAATCGGTCCAAAAGGGTTGGAGTATGCGCGATTCTCGATCGATTCTCATTTCACGCGGAACTATCTGTATGTGAAACGAAATTATCCTGAGAAGTTAGAACAGCACATTCCACCCTATGCTAAGCGGATTGTTTCACAGTACAAGCTACCGGAATAG
- the purU gene encoding formyltetrahydrofolate deformylase, whose amino-acid sequence MNTPTATLLISCPDQKGLVAKIANFIYSNGGNIIHADQHTDFSAGLFLNRIEWQLEGFHLPREVIEPAFRAIATPLNADWQIHFSDAVPRIAVWVSKQDHCLYDLIWRQRSGELQAEIPVIMSNHAELEAIAKQFEIDFHHIPITKETKLEQEKKQLEILQKYEIDLVILAKYMQVLSSDFISKFSNVINIHHSFLPAFAGANPYQRAFERGVKIIGATAHYVTEDLDEGPIIEQDVVRVSHRDDVKDLIRKGKDLERIVLARAVRLHLQNRVLVYGNRTVVFG is encoded by the coding sequence ATGAACACGCCAACTGCAACACTTTTAATTTCCTGCCCTGATCAGAAAGGATTGGTCGCTAAGATTGCAAACTTCATCTATTCCAACGGCGGTAATATTATTCACGCTGATCAACACACTGATTTTTCAGCAGGATTATTTCTGAATCGAATCGAATGGCAGCTCGAAGGATTTCATTTACCGCGTGAAGTGATTGAGCCAGCATTTCGAGCGATCGCAACTCCACTAAATGCGGATTGGCAGATCCATTTCTCGGATGCTGTACCTCGAATTGCAGTTTGGGTGAGTAAGCAGGATCATTGTTTATATGATTTGATTTGGAGACAGCGATCGGGAGAACTCCAGGCAGAAATTCCGGTAATTATGAGTAATCATGCAGAATTAGAAGCGATCGCAAAACAATTTGAAATCGATTTTCATCACATTCCAATTACAAAAGAAACAAAGTTAGAACAAGAAAAAAAGCAATTAGAAATTCTACAAAAGTACGAAATTGATTTAGTAATCTTGGCGAAATATATGCAGGTTCTAAGTTCAGATTTCATTAGTAAATTCTCGAATGTGATCAACATTCATCACTCATTCTTACCTGCATTTGCGGGTGCAAATCCTTATCAAAGAGCGTTTGAACGTGGGGTAAAAATCATTGGAGCAACAGCACACTACGTCACCGAAGATCTCGATGAAGGTCCGATTATTGAACAGGATGTTGTGCGCGTTAGTCATCGAGATGATGTCAAAGATTTGATTCGGAAAGGCAAAGATTTGGAGCGAATTGTATTAGCGAGAGCCGTTCGATTACATTTGCAAAATCGAGTGTTAGTTTATGGCAATAGAACGGTTGTGTTTGGCTAG